One stretch of Caloenas nicobarica isolate bCalNic1 chromosome 2, bCalNic1.hap1, whole genome shotgun sequence DNA includes these proteins:
- the MALSU1 gene encoding mitochondrial assembly of ribosomal large subunit protein 1 has protein sequence MPGRGGPRCGSAAVGMWRVLLGARRLLRPLWAAAGGTLPPGPPPWVAGAPHGGCAETRGAGGGGGGAGVLAAAAERRQAADTVLPKFNIDFVVALLRQENAKDVCVIQLPPEIKYCDYFIIVSGSSTRHLHAMAHYMLKMYKHHKEESDPHTQIEGKETDDWLCIDFGSIVIHFMLPETREVYELEKLWTLGSYDDQLTQMTPQSLPEDFIFGLSPDSSDHLEKRT, from the exons ATGCCGGGGAGGGGCGGGCCGCGGTGCGGGAGCGCGGCGGTGGGCATGTggcgggtgctgctgggggcgcggcggctgctgcggccTCTCTgggccgcggcggggggcaccctcccgccggggccgcccccgtGGGTGGCCGGGGCTCCCCACGGGGGCTGCGCGGAGACGCGGGGCGCGGGAGGGGGCGGAGGCGGAGCCGGGGTGCTGGCGGCAGCGGCGGAGCGGCGCCAGGCAGCAG ATACTGTTCTTCCAAAGTTCAACATTGACTTTGTTGTAGCTCTGCTGAGGCAAGAAAATGCTAAAGATGTCTGTGTCATCCAGCTACctccagaaataaaatactgcgATTACTTTATAATTGTGAGTGGATCTTCAACACGTCACCTCCATGCAATGGCACATTACATGCTGAAAATG TACAAGCATCACAAAGAAGAAAGTGATCCTCATACTCAGATTGAAGGGAAAGAGACGGATGACTGGCTGTGCATTGATTTTG GTAGCATAGTGATCCATTTCATGCTGCCAGAGACACGAGAGGTTTATGAATTGGAAAAGCTCTGGACTCTTGGTTCCTATGATGACCAGTTAACACAGATGACTCCACAGTCACTGCCAGAAGACTTTATATTTGGACTGAGTCCTGACAGCAGTGATCATCTTGAGAAAAGAACTTGA
- the GPNMB gene encoding transmembrane glycoprotein NMB has protein sequence MSGVCHHLGLLFLAEAVLCAAATRYQDVLTSGTTSPVTSYKKIQGWSSDQNTWNEKLYPFWEEGDPRWNDSWKGGRVTAKLDTDSPALVGSNVTFVVTLKFPKCQTEDNDSNIIYKRNCTQDPPASQDQQVYVYNWTEWIDDCGWENCTSNHSHNVFPDGRPFPHFPGWRRRNFVYVFHTFGQYYQTIGRSSATFSVNTANISLGKHVMAVRIYRRGHSAYVPIARAIAVYVVTDKIPLSVSMFQKHDRNISDSIFIKDSPITFEVKIHDPSYYLNNSAISYKWNFGDGSGLFVASGSTTSHTYTLQGNFTLNLTVQAIIPVPCKPVTPTAPPPTSAVTTGESSNSDSSTTVKTMEDNPDGGCHIYRNGYYSTGISVVEGILEVNIIQMTSIQTTESQAENSLVDFVVTCQGSLPTDVCTVVSDPTCQVSKSVVCDPVTVTDECLLTIRRAFEEPGTYCVNITLGDDTSQALASALISVNGGSSSGTTEGVFIFLGLLAVFAAIGAFVLYKRYKQYKPIERSAGQAGNQEGRTAYFSNFKAIFFPSSTERNPLLKSKPGIV, from the exons ATGAGCGGTGTTTGCCACCACCTCGGACTCCTGTTCCTGGCCGAAGCAGTGCTGTGTGCTGCCGCCACAC GGTATCAAGATGTGCTGACCAGTGGAACAACTTCTCCTGTCACATCCTACAAGAAGATACAAGGCTGGTCTAGTGATCAAAATACATGGAATGAAAAGCTTTATCCTTTCTGGGAAGAAGGAGATCCCAGATGGAATGACTCCTGGAAAG GTGGAAGGGTGACAGCCAAACTGGACACTGACAGTCCAGCACTGGTAGGATCCAACGTGACCTTTGTTGTGACTCTCAAGTTTCCCAAGTGCCAGACAGAAGATAATGACAGCAACATAATATACAAGAGAAACTGCACCCAGG ATCCTCCAGCTTCCCAGGATCAGCAAGTCTATGTCTACAACTGGACTGAATGGATTGACGACTGTGGCTGGGAAAACTGCACAAGCAACCACAGCCATAATGTATTCCCAGATGGCAGACCCTTCCCTCATTTTcctggctggaggaggaggaacttTGTCTACGTGTTTCACACATTTG GTCAGTACTACCAAACAATTGGACGATCTTCAGCAACATTTTCAGTCAACACAGCAAATATCAGTCTTGGCAAACACGTGATGGCAGTACGCATTTACAGGAGAGGGCACTCAGCGTATGTTCCAATTGCAAGAGCAATTGCCGTTTATGTTGTAACAG ACAAAATTCCACTCTCTGTGAGTATGTTCCAAAAACACGACCGCAACATCTCGGACTCCATTTTTATCAAAGACTCACCAATCACATTTGAGGTGAAGATCCATGACCCCAGCTACTATCTTAATAATTCTGCCATCTCCTACAAGTGGAACTTCGGAGATGGAAGTGGCTTATTTGTAGCCAGTGGTTCCACTACGTCTCACACCTATACTCTGCAAGGAAACTTCACTCTGAATTTAACTGTCCAAGCCATTATACCTGTACCTTGCAAACCAGTAACACCTACCGCACCACCGCCCACCTCAGCAG TAACGACCGGAGAATCTTCTAATTCAGACTCTTCTACCACTGTCAAAACAATGGAAGATAATCCTGATGGAGGTTGCCATATTTACAGAAATGGATACTACAGCACTGGTATCTCTGTTGTAG AGGGAATCCTTGAGGTAAATATTATTCAGATGACAAGCATCCAGACAACAGAAAGTCAAGCTGAAAACTCACTGGTTGACTTTGTTGTTACCTGCCAAGGGAG TCTCCCCACAGATGTCTGCACAGTAGTTTCTGACCCCACGTGCCAGGTGTCCAAGAGTGTGGTATGCGACCCCGTCACTGTCACTGATGAATGCTTACTCACCATAAGGAGAGCTTTTGAAGAACCTGGAACATACTGTGTAAACATCACCTTGGGGGATGACACTAGTCAAGCCCTTGCCAGTGCACTGATTTCAGTAAACGGAG GGTCATCGTCAGGAACAACAGAAGGTGTCTTTATCTTCCTTGGTTTGTTGGCAGTGTTTGCCGCCATTGGGGCTTTTGTACTTTACAA GAGATACAAGCAGTACAAGCCTATTGAGAGAAGCGCGGGACAAGCAGGGAACCAGGAGGGACGTACTGCTTACTTCAGCAACTTCAAAGCCATTTTCTTCCCTAGTAGCACCGAGAGAAATCCTCTGCTGAAAAGCAAACCAGGCATTGTTTAA